Proteins from a single region of Gordonia hongkongensis:
- a CDS encoding queuosine precursor transporter, producing MTASTGSELPSPRAAFASIGSRYFPLLVAVFVGVMLISNVTGTKGVVLFDEWLQVDLGPIQMDGLVTDGAFFLFPLAYVLGDVISEVYGFRAMRRTILAGFAVLILASLCFWLTIHLPAAEFYEGQAAFETVAGVVPQFLLAGLAGYVVGEFLNSFVLVKMKERAGENRLWARLLGSTIVGQLADTIVFCSIAATALGISTWGDFINYTIVGFVWKTLVEVILMPVTYFVVGWLKRMEPTYQDALGALSRGSTDVP from the coding sequence GTGACCGCGTCCACCGGCAGCGAGCTGCCGTCGCCGCGCGCCGCCTTCGCCTCCATCGGCAGCCGCTACTTCCCCCTTCTGGTCGCCGTCTTCGTCGGCGTCATGCTCATCAGCAACGTCACCGGCACCAAGGGCGTCGTCCTGTTCGACGAATGGCTGCAGGTCGATCTCGGGCCGATCCAGATGGACGGCCTGGTGACCGACGGCGCCTTCTTCCTGTTCCCGCTCGCGTACGTGCTGGGCGACGTGATCAGCGAGGTCTACGGGTTCCGTGCCATGCGCCGGACGATCCTCGCCGGGTTCGCGGTCCTGATTCTCGCGTCGTTGTGTTTCTGGTTGACCATTCACCTGCCGGCCGCCGAATTCTACGAAGGCCAGGCGGCTTTCGAGACGGTTGCCGGGGTCGTCCCACAATTCCTGCTCGCCGGATTGGCCGGTTACGTCGTGGGCGAATTCCTCAATTCCTTCGTCCTGGTGAAAATGAAGGAACGCGCCGGGGAAAATCGCCTCTGGGCGCGCCTGCTGGGTTCGACGATTGTCGGCCAGTTGGCCGACACCATCGTCTTCTGTTCGATCGCCGCCACCGCCCTGGGTATCTCGACCTGGGGAGATTTCATCAATTACACGATCGTCGGGTTCGTGTGGAAGACACTCGTCGAGGTCATCCTCATGCCTGTGACGTATTTCGTTGTGGGATGGCTAAAACGGATGGAACCGACGTATCAGGACGCTCTCGGCGCGCTGTCGCGCGGTAGTACCGATGTGCCATAG
- a CDS encoding isoprenyl transferase, with protein MKLLPDRLRRPVLSVYERRLIQLLDTERLPRHVAIICDGNRRWAREAGFEDVSHGHRVGAQRIADMLGWCAGLGIEAVTIYLLSAENLNRSSDELDALLEIVPDIVDEISASEGEWRIRIVGTLDALPEPVAGRLRAAADRTAERQGMNVNVAVGYGGRQEIVDAVRALLEEKVTAGATAAEMVDAVTVEAIDANLYTKGQPDPDLVIRTSGEQRLSGFLLWQSAYSEIWFTDAYWPEFRRVDFLRALRDYSARSRRFGK; from the coding sequence ATGAAGCTCCTGCCGGACCGGCTTCGACGACCCGTTCTCTCCGTCTACGAACGGCGGCTCATCCAGCTCCTCGACACCGAGCGCCTGCCGCGTCACGTGGCGATCATCTGCGACGGCAACCGGCGGTGGGCGCGTGAGGCTGGTTTCGAGGACGTCAGCCACGGACATCGCGTGGGTGCCCAGCGCATCGCGGACATGCTCGGCTGGTGCGCCGGCCTGGGCATCGAAGCCGTCACGATCTACCTGTTGTCGGCCGAGAACCTCAACCGGTCGTCGGACGAGCTCGACGCACTCCTCGAGATCGTGCCGGACATCGTCGACGAGATCTCCGCGTCCGAGGGCGAGTGGCGGATCCGCATCGTCGGCACCCTCGACGCACTGCCCGAGCCGGTGGCCGGACGTCTGCGGGCGGCCGCCGACCGCACCGCCGAACGGCAGGGGATGAACGTCAACGTCGCCGTCGGATACGGCGGGCGCCAGGAGATCGTGGACGCGGTTCGCGCACTCCTGGAGGAGAAGGTGACCGCCGGGGCGACTGCGGCCGAGATGGTGGATGCGGTCACCGTGGAGGCGATCGACGCCAATCTCTACACCAAGGGTCAGCCCGACCCGGATCTCGTGATCCGGACCTCCGGAGAGCAGCGGCTGTCGGGATTCCTGTTGTGGCAGAGCGCCTATTCGGAGATCTGGTTCACCGACGCCTACTGGCCGGAGTTCCGTCGGGTGGACTTCCTGCGCGCCTTGCGCGACTACTCCGCGCGGAGCCGGCGGTTCGGCAAGTGA
- a CDS encoding TspO/MBR family protein encodes MRISTLIGTSLATAAAAAIGSVVTKPAVETWYPKLAKPSFVPPNWAFPLAWTSLYADLAVTSAVTLDDLADDGDHEQRQRYLAALGANLVLNGGWSWIYFGRGALGTASVAAAALTVSSADLARRTARTNRTAGAALAAYPAWCAFATVLSTSAWWLNRGRRSPAPA; translated from the coding sequence ATGCGCATCTCCACTCTGATCGGGACGTCACTCGCGACCGCTGCGGCGGCAGCCATCGGCAGTGTGGTCACCAAGCCGGCGGTCGAGACCTGGTATCCGAAGCTGGCGAAACCGTCCTTCGTACCACCGAACTGGGCGTTCCCGCTCGCCTGGACCTCGCTCTACGCCGACCTCGCGGTGACCTCGGCAGTCACCCTCGACGACCTGGCCGACGACGGCGACCACGAACAACGTCAGCGGTATCTCGCGGCGCTCGGCGCCAACCTCGTGCTCAACGGCGGGTGGAGCTGGATCTACTTCGGCCGGGGCGCCCTCGGAACCGCGTCGGTCGCGGCGGCGGCGCTCACCGTGAGCAGCGCCGACCTCGCCCGGCGCACCGCACGGACGAACCGGACGGCAGGTGCCGCGCTCGCCGCCTACCCGGCGTGGTGCGCGTTCGCCACCGTGCTCTCGACGAGCGCCTGGTGGCTCAATCGTGGTCGGCGGTCACCGGCGCCTGCCTGA
- the trhA gene encoding PAQR family membrane homeostasis protein TrhA: MSTLLNPPADVRPRLRGVIHHYSAYVAAVAGLALVIGAATVGDPVAVVPCAVYAVTVLGLFAISAGYHRIPWKTARARTRMKRGDHAMIFLFIAGTYTPFCALGLPSPTSWWVLGIVWAGAAAGATLKIAWPGAPRWLGVTLYIVLGWVIVAVAPALVGETGLPVLILLALGGVFYSVGGVLYAARWPDPWPETFGHHEVFHACTAVAALLHYVAAWLLVLG, from the coding sequence GTGAGCACGTTGCTGAACCCGCCGGCTGACGTCCGCCCACGACTGCGCGGGGTCATCCACCACTACTCCGCCTATGTGGCCGCGGTCGCGGGGCTGGCCCTGGTGATCGGCGCGGCCACGGTCGGCGACCCCGTCGCCGTCGTCCCGTGTGCCGTCTACGCGGTCACCGTGCTCGGACTCTTCGCGATCAGCGCCGGCTACCACCGGATTCCGTGGAAGACCGCCCGCGCGCGGACCCGGATGAAACGTGGCGACCACGCGATGATCTTCCTGTTCATCGCCGGCACCTACACGCCGTTCTGCGCCCTCGGGCTTCCCTCGCCGACCAGTTGGTGGGTCCTCGGCATCGTCTGGGCCGGCGCAGCCGCCGGTGCGACCCTCAAGATCGCGTGGCCCGGCGCACCCCGCTGGCTCGGGGTCACCCTCTACATCGTGCTGGGCTGGGTGATCGTGGCCGTCGCCCCGGCGCTCGTCGGCGAGACCGGTCTGCCCGTTCTGATCCTGCTCGCGCTCGGCGGTGTCTTCTACAGCGTCGGTGGCGTCCTCTATGCGGCACGCTGGCCCGACCCCTGGCCGGAGACCTTCGGTCATCACGAGGTGTTCCATGCATGCACCGCAGTCGCGGCCCTGCTGCACTACGTCGCCGCCTGGCTCCTGGTGTTGGGCTGA
- the rocD gene encoding ornithine--oxo-acid transaminase, translating to MTMTSPGTGTHTSAGAPLGVVEPHVAHNYSPIPVTAATAEGAWITDIDGRRHLDCLGAYSAVNFGHRHPRIVAAALDQLARVTLTSRAFRSDRLEPFCAALASLCGKDMVLPMNTGAEAVESGIKVARKWGYDVKGVPDGRATIVVASGNFHGRTTTIVSFSDDPEARAGFGPYTPGFVRVPFGDLAALDAAIDENTVAVLLEPVQGEAGVVVPPDDYLPGTRALCSERGVLFIADEIQSGLGRTGRTFAVEHWGVEPDVYLLGKALGGGLLPVSAVVADHDVLGVLHPGQHGSTFGGNPLAAAVGHTVVDMLADGTWQRRAAELGDHLHARLRDFVGNGVVAVRGLGLWAGIDLDPALGTGKDFCLRLSERNVLAKDTHGSTLRLAPPLVVTESEIDWAMDRFAATLRQAPVTADHD from the coding sequence ATGACGATGACGAGCCCCGGCACCGGCACCCACACCAGCGCGGGCGCACCGCTCGGCGTCGTCGAACCTCATGTGGCGCACAACTATTCGCCGATCCCGGTGACCGCGGCCACCGCCGAGGGGGCCTGGATCACCGACATCGACGGCCGTCGACACCTCGACTGTCTCGGGGCCTATTCCGCGGTCAATTTCGGCCACCGCCATCCACGCATCGTCGCCGCCGCACTCGATCAGCTGGCGCGGGTCACCCTCACCAGCCGCGCATTTCGGTCCGATCGACTCGAACCGTTCTGCGCCGCACTGGCTTCCCTGTGCGGCAAGGACATGGTCCTGCCGATGAACACAGGTGCGGAGGCGGTCGAATCCGGGATCAAGGTCGCCCGCAAGTGGGGTTACGACGTCAAAGGCGTACCCGACGGCCGCGCCACGATCGTGGTGGCCTCCGGGAACTTCCACGGCCGCACGACGACGATCGTCTCGTTCAGCGACGACCCCGAGGCGCGCGCCGGATTCGGCCCCTACACACCGGGATTCGTTCGTGTCCCGTTCGGCGACCTGGCTGCCCTCGATGCCGCGATCGACGAGAACACGGTGGCCGTCCTGCTCGAACCCGTCCAAGGCGAAGCCGGCGTCGTCGTGCCTCCCGACGATTACCTGCCCGGCACGCGGGCCCTCTGCTCCGAACGCGGCGTGCTGTTCATCGCCGACGAGATCCAGTCCGGTCTGGGCCGCACCGGTAGGACCTTCGCAGTAGAGCACTGGGGCGTCGAACCCGACGTCTACCTGCTGGGGAAGGCACTCGGCGGCGGGCTCCTACCGGTGTCGGCGGTGGTTGCCGACCACGACGTCCTCGGCGTGCTGCATCCCGGTCAGCACGGATCGACCTTCGGCGGTAACCCGCTCGCCGCAGCCGTCGGTCACACCGTCGTCGACATGCTCGCCGACGGGACCTGGCAACGACGGGCGGCGGAACTGGGCGATCATCTGCACGCCCGACTGCGCGACTTCGTCGGGAACGGGGTGGTGGCGGTGCGCGGCCTCGGCCTGTGGGCAGGGATCGATCTCGACCCCGCGCTCGGCACCGGCAAGGACTTCTGTCTGCGGCTGTCCGAACGCAATGTCCTCGCCAAGGACACCCACGGCTCGACGCTGCGACTCGCACCACCGCTCGTGGTCACGGAATCCGAGATCGACTGGGCGATGGACCGATTCGCCGCGACGCTCAGGCAGGCGCCGGTGACCGCCGACCACGATTGA
- a CDS encoding Lrp/AsnC family transcriptional regulator produces the protein MRTLDDLDERVLAHLTRDARATYQQIGQQVGLSAPAVKRRVDRLVADGVIRGFTAVVDPHAMQWTTEAYVLVYCRGNISPDELKAAWEPIPEVVGAATVTGQADAVLRVMARDVRHLEQALERIRRAGPVDRSESILVLSELIDRGHP, from the coding sequence TTGCGGACACTGGACGACCTCGACGAGAGGGTGCTCGCGCACCTCACCCGGGACGCCCGGGCGACCTACCAGCAGATCGGGCAGCAGGTGGGGTTGTCGGCCCCCGCGGTGAAACGACGCGTCGACCGCCTGGTCGCCGACGGCGTCATCCGGGGTTTCACCGCGGTCGTCGACCCGCACGCGATGCAGTGGACCACCGAGGCATACGTGTTGGTGTACTGCCGGGGCAACATCTCGCCCGACGAGTTGAAGGCGGCGTGGGAGCCCATACCGGAGGTGGTGGGTGCGGCGACGGTCACAGGTCAGGCCGACGCCGTCCTGCGCGTGATGGCCCGCGACGTACGGCACCTCGAGCAGGCGCTCGAACGCATCCGGCGGGCCGGCCCGGTGGATCGATCAGAGTCGATCCTCGTGCTCAGCGAGCTGATCGACCGGGGGCACCCGTGA
- a CDS encoding DUF4307 domain-containing protein, giving the protein MNSSDGGAADAGDAPRATPDTLRPHSGPRATYPERSETASGRRRWFIALSILVVAAGVTLAVIGYSKFSSADVTGEATGYEIIDGSTVAVQFTVERSDPSRAAACVVRGRSRDGGETGRREILIPADSAERIGVRTEVTTSKPPVIGEVFGCTLDVPAYLKPSAS; this is encoded by the coding sequence GTGAACAGTTCGGACGGGGGCGCCGCAGACGCCGGTGACGCGCCGCGCGCGACACCCGACACCTTGCGACCGCACAGCGGTCCGCGCGCCACCTATCCGGAGCGTTCGGAGACCGCCTCTGGGCGTCGTCGCTGGTTCATCGCCCTGTCGATCCTGGTCGTCGCGGCCGGCGTGACCCTCGCCGTCATCGGCTACAGCAAGTTCTCGTCGGCGGACGTGACCGGTGAGGCCACCGGCTACGAGATCATCGACGGCTCGACCGTCGCGGTGCAGTTCACCGTCGAGCGTTCCGATCCGAGCCGGGCGGCTGCCTGTGTGGTGCGCGGCCGCTCCCGCGACGGCGGCGAGACCGGGCGTCGCGAGATCCTGATCCCCGCGGACTCCGCAGAACGGATCGGCGTCCGCACCGAGGTCACGACGTCGAAACCACCGGTCATCGGCGAGGTCTTCGGCTGCACCCTGGATGTCCCCGCCTACCTGAAGCCCTCGGCCTCGTGA
- a CDS encoding PepSY-associated TM helix domain-containing protein yields the protein MSRPGEPTGPPDPRPKTSDDNPTPPAAAPDRRVTPNSWQPLLRRLHFYAGIFIAPFLIVAAVSGGLYAISPSLEQVVYRDQLSTDSTGDARPISEQVEAAARLRPDLTLSAVRPAAEAGDTTRVLFDDPSLGASKRQAVFIDPVTLESTGELVSYGSSAALPMRTWISELHRHLHLGEPGRIYSELAASWLWVIAVAGLTLWISAYRARRKRRAADLVAFDRSATGRNRTRNRHGVIGVWIAVGLVFLSATGLTWSKYAGEHVSDVRTALSWTTPTVDTSLSGSTSGSDGLGDHSGHGDHGGAGHEQHVPEASGQTIAQLDRVLGTARAAGVDGQVEVSIPTDADTAFTIAETRQPWQFAQDTVTVNGATGAVVDELRFADWPLAAKLTTWGIALHMGILFGWVSQLVLLLLAIALVVLIVRGYQMWWQRRPKRGGAVAVGRPPARGALRRVPVAGAVAIVVVAAVVGWFVPLLGLSLLGFLVVDAALGIRARRKRVGVVTDAESESSGLIDSR from the coding sequence CTGTCCCGCCCCGGTGAACCCACCGGGCCGCCCGACCCCCGTCCCAAAACATCCGACGACAACCCCACTCCACCAGCCGCCGCACCAGACCGGCGGGTGACCCCGAACAGCTGGCAACCTCTGCTGCGCCGCTTGCACTTCTACGCAGGCATCTTCATCGCGCCGTTCCTGATCGTTGCGGCGGTCAGTGGCGGGCTCTACGCGATCTCCCCGTCGCTGGAACAGGTCGTCTACCGCGATCAACTCTCCACCGACAGCACCGGCGACGCACGTCCGATCTCCGAACAGGTCGAGGCGGCGGCCCGGCTCCGCCCGGACCTCACCCTGTCCGCGGTGCGCCCGGCCGCCGAGGCCGGCGACACGACCCGCGTCCTGTTCGACGATCCCTCCCTCGGGGCGTCGAAGCGCCAGGCCGTGTTCATCGATCCGGTGACCCTGGAATCGACCGGAGAGCTGGTGTCCTACGGCAGCAGCGCGGCGTTGCCGATGCGCACCTGGATCAGCGAACTGCACCGTCACCTCCATCTCGGCGAGCCCGGCCGGATCTACAGCGAGCTCGCCGCCTCCTGGCTGTGGGTCATCGCCGTGGCCGGCCTCACGCTGTGGATCTCCGCGTATCGCGCGCGCCGAAAACGACGCGCCGCCGACCTGGTCGCCTTCGACCGATCGGCGACCGGACGCAACCGCACCCGCAACCGGCACGGCGTGATCGGCGTCTGGATCGCGGTGGGGTTGGTGTTCTTGTCGGCCACCGGTCTGACTTGGTCGAAGTACGCCGGTGAGCACGTCTCCGATGTGCGCACGGCGCTGAGCTGGACGACCCCGACGGTCGACACCTCGCTGTCCGGATCGACGTCCGGATCGGACGGGCTGGGTGATCACAGCGGGCACGGCGATCACGGCGGCGCGGGTCACGAGCAGCACGTTCCGGAAGCGTCCGGGCAGACGATCGCGCAGCTCGACCGGGTGCTGGGCACCGCTCGGGCCGCCGGTGTGGACGGCCAGGTGGAGGTCTCGATCCCGACCGATGCGGACACCGCCTTCACCATCGCCGAGACCAGGCAGCCCTGGCAGTTCGCCCAGGACACCGTCACCGTGAACGGCGCGACCGGTGCCGTTGTCGACGAACTGCGGTTCGCCGACTGGCCGCTCGCCGCGAAACTCACGACCTGGGGCATCGCACTGCACATGGGCATCCTGTTCGGCTGGGTGAGCCAGCTGGTTCTCCTGCTCCTGGCGATCGCGCTCGTGGTGTTGATCGTCCGCGGCTATCAGATGTGGTGGCAACGGCGGCCGAAGCGTGGCGGCGCGGTCGCGGTGGGTCGCCCGCCGGCACGGGGTGCACTGCGTCGGGTGCCGGTGGCCGGCGCGGTCGCGATCGTGGTGGTGGCCGCGGTGGTGGGCTGGTTCGTGCCGTTGCTCGGACTCAGCCTGCTCGGGTTCCTCGTGGTCGACGCCGCACTCGGAATCCGCGCCCGTCGCAAGCGAGTCGGCGTCGTGACCGACGCCGAGAGCGAGTCGAGCGGGTTGATCGACTCGCGGTAG
- a CDS encoding alkaline phosphatase D family protein has translation MRGNPADASPALLTPSTIRCHPDLTLRGGTSRRRFLTWSALVAGLAFTPGLLGGTSPALPTPAHPAGVFGLGVASGDPLPDGVVLWTRLSRNPFAPGGGMGPRPVRVDWEIAANESMTRIVRRGTVHATAEWGHSVHVDVRGLAPAADYFYRFRALGEVSTVGRTRTAPAPFARVEKMTVAVASCQNWSDGYYHAYADLAAHAPDVVLHLGDYIYEKPIPVHGGARPDAVLPLSATREAVDLDDYRERYALYKSDPDLQLAHAMAPFVITFDDHEVDNNWAAAIPEDHTPLTAFALRRARALRAWWENTPVRVAARPNGTVIRAHRRLGFGDLVDLTLLDTRSHRSDQANGDNDTGQNARTADVSRTILGAEQERWVLDGFASSRHRWNVLAQQVPMADLARTVGSTRAVSMDGWSGYEASRSRILGGAADRGVRNLVSLAGDIHRSVVADLRTSYTDESLTRGVELAATSITSGGDGEDSDDGDRRLKEASPHVRFGNSQRGYLLNRIHSDRWEAEFRVAPSVRSPRGTLRRRALITIPDSTSEVDVV, from the coding sequence ATGCGGGGAAACCCGGCCGACGCATCACCGGCCCTTCTCACACCGTCGACCATCCGTTGTCATCCCGACCTCACGCTCCGCGGCGGCACTTCCCGACGCCGCTTCCTCACCTGGTCGGCACTCGTCGCCGGTCTCGCGTTCACGCCCGGCCTCCTCGGCGGCACCTCGCCGGCCCTACCCACACCGGCTCACCCCGCCGGCGTGTTCGGACTCGGGGTGGCGTCCGGTGACCCCCTCCCCGACGGCGTTGTGCTGTGGACGCGATTGTCGCGCAACCCGTTCGCGCCCGGTGGCGGCATGGGACCACGCCCGGTGCGAGTCGACTGGGAGATCGCCGCCAACGAATCCATGACCCGCATCGTGCGTCGGGGTACGGTCCACGCCACCGCGGAATGGGGGCACAGCGTGCACGTCGATGTCCGCGGTCTCGCGCCCGCCGCCGACTACTTCTATCGGTTCCGGGCACTCGGCGAGGTCTCGACGGTCGGCCGGACCCGAACGGCACCAGCACCTTTCGCACGCGTCGAGAAGATGACGGTCGCCGTCGCGTCCTGCCAGAACTGGTCCGACGGCTACTACCATGCGTACGCCGACCTGGCGGCGCATGCACCCGACGTGGTGCTCCACCTCGGTGACTACATCTACGAGAAGCCGATCCCGGTTCATGGTGGTGCGAGACCCGATGCGGTGCTTCCTCTCTCGGCAACACGGGAAGCAGTCGACCTCGACGACTACCGCGAGCGCTACGCGCTGTACAAGTCCGACCCCGACCTCCAACTCGCCCACGCGATGGCACCGTTCGTGATCACCTTCGACGATCATGAGGTCGACAACAACTGGGCCGCAGCGATTCCCGAGGACCACACCCCACTCACCGCGTTCGCGCTGCGTCGCGCCCGCGCGCTGCGCGCCTGGTGGGAGAACACGCCGGTGCGGGTGGCGGCCCGACCGAACGGAACCGTCATCCGCGCGCATCGGCGGCTCGGTTTCGGCGATCTCGTCGACCTCACCCTCCTCGACACCCGCAGTCACCGCAGCGATCAGGCCAACGGGGACAACGACACCGGGCAGAACGCGCGCACCGCGGACGTCTCCCGCACCATCCTCGGCGCCGAACAGGAACGATGGGTGCTCGACGGTTTCGCCTCGTCCCGGCACCGGTGGAACGTCCTCGCCCAGCAGGTACCGATGGCCGACCTCGCCCGAACCGTCGGCTCGACCCGGGCGGTCAGCATGGACGGGTGGAGCGGCTACGAGGCCTCGCGCTCCCGCATCCTCGGCGGCGCCGCCGACCGGGGCGTGCGCAATCTGGTGTCCCTCGCCGGCGACATCCATCGCAGCGTGGTCGCCGACCTCCGGACCTCCTACACCGATGAATCGCTCACGCGCGGCGTCGAATTGGCCGCGACGTCGATCACCTCCGGCGGGGACGGGGAGGACAGCGACGACGGCGACCGCCGCCTCAAGGAAGCGTCACCCCACGTCCGGTTCGGCAACTCGCAACGCGGCTACCTGCTCAACCGGATCCACTCCGATCGGTGGGAGGCCGAGTTCCGCGTGGCGCCGTCGGTACGGTCGCCCCGCGGAACACTGCGTCGTCGAGCACTGATCACGATCCCGGACTCGACGTCTGAGGTCGACGTCGTCTGA
- a CDS encoding 3-deoxy-7-phosphoheptulonate synthase codes for MTTLPDLPIRSDDNAESTSDRRIRAFRPIPSPDTVRSELPLSARRAVAVQRDRDEIADILAGRDDRLLVIVGPCSVHDPIAAIDYARRLAPLADAYSERLKIVMRVYFEKPRTTVGWKGLINDPGMDNTFDVERGLRTARSLLLDIIDLGLPVGCEFLEPTSPQYIADAVAWGAIGARTTESQVHRQLASGLSMPIGFKNGTDGNVQVAIDGVKAAAAEHVFFGVDDFGNGAVVETAGNEDCHIILRGGTRGPNFDAESVSAAAEALAAAGLPARVMIDCSHANSGKDHVRQAEVATEIATRLRAAREAGEPSNVSGVMLESFLEPGAQSTEATPLVYGKSVTDKCMGWEASAQVLAALARG; via the coding sequence GTGACCACCTTGCCGGACCTCCCGATCCGATCCGACGACAACGCCGAATCGACCTCCGACCGCCGCATCCGGGCGTTCCGTCCGATCCCGTCGCCCGACACCGTGCGCAGCGAATTGCCCCTCTCGGCACGACGAGCCGTCGCCGTCCAGCGCGACCGGGACGAGATCGCCGACATCCTCGCCGGCCGCGATGACCGGCTGCTCGTCATCGTCGGGCCCTGTTCGGTCCACGATCCGATCGCCGCCATCGACTACGCCCGGCGCCTCGCGCCGCTGGCCGATGCCTACTCCGAGCGACTCAAGATCGTGATGCGCGTCTACTTCGAGAAGCCGCGCACCACCGTGGGGTGGAAGGGCCTGATCAACGACCCCGGGATGGACAACACCTTCGATGTCGAGCGTGGCCTGCGCACCGCCCGGTCGTTGCTGCTCGACATCATCGACCTCGGTCTGCCCGTCGGATGTGAGTTCCTCGAACCGACCAGCCCGCAGTACATCGCCGACGCGGTCGCGTGGGGTGCCATCGGCGCCCGCACCACCGAGTCCCAGGTCCACCGGCAGCTGGCGTCGGGCCTGTCGATGCCGATCGGCTTCAAGAACGGCACCGACGGCAACGTCCAGGTCGCCATCGACGGCGTGAAAGCCGCTGCGGCCGAACACGTCTTCTTCGGAGTCGACGACTTCGGCAACGGTGCCGTGGTGGAGACCGCGGGCAACGAGGACTGCCACATCATCCTGCGCGGCGGCACGCGCGGCCCGAACTTCGACGCGGAGTCGGTGTCGGCGGCCGCCGAGGCGCTCGCCGCGGCCGGCCTGCCCGCCCGGGTCATGATCGACTGTTCGCACGCCAATTCGGGCAAGGATCATGTCCGTCAGGCGGAGGTCGCCACCGAGATCGCGACGCGACTCCGGGCGGCGCGCGAGGCCGGTGAGCCCTCGAACGTCAGCGGCGTGATGCTGGAGAGCTTCCTCGAGCCCGGCGCGCAGTCGACCGAGGCCACCCCGCTGGTGTACGGCAAGTCCGTCACCGACAAGTGCATGGGCTGGGAGGCCAGCGCCCAGGTCCTGGCGGCGCTCGCGCGGGGCTGA
- the greA gene encoding transcription elongation factor GreA codes for MTDTQVTWLTQESHDRLKSELDSLIANRPVIAAEINERREEGDLKENGGYHAAREEQGQQEARIRQLQELLNNAKVGEAPTQSGVALPGSVVTVYYDGDEKDTETFLIATREESGQGGLETYSPSSPLGAALIDAKVGETREYSVPSGATIKVTLVSAEPYHG; via the coding sequence ATGACCGACACCCAGGTGACCTGGCTGACCCAAGAGTCGCATGACCGCCTCAAGAGCGAGCTCGATTCGTTGATCGCCAACCGTCCGGTCATCGCCGCCGAGATCAACGAGCGTCGCGAAGAAGGCGACCTCAAGGAGAACGGTGGCTACCACGCCGCTCGCGAGGAGCAGGGCCAGCAGGAAGCGCGCATCCGCCAGCTGCAGGAACTGCTGAACAACGCGAAGGTCGGCGAGGCGCCGACCCAGTCCGGCGTCGCACTGCCCGGTTCCGTCGTGACCGTCTACTACGACGGCGACGAGAAGGACACCGAGACGTTCCTCATCGCCACCCGCGAGGAGAGCGGCCAGGGCGGCCTGGAGACCTACTCCCCGAGCTCCCCGCTCGGCGCCGCCCTCATCGACGCCAAGGTCGGCGAGACCCGCGAGTACTCCGTGCCCAGCGGTGCCACCATCAAGGTGACCCTGGTCAGCGCGGAGCCCTACCACGGCTGA
- the mca gene encoding mycothiol conjugate amidase Mca: MTESHVGDPKSGVFRLMAVHAHPDDESSKGAATTAKYAAEGNEVLVVTLTGGERGDILNPAMDRPGIKERMTEVRREEMAKAAEALGVRQTWLGFVDSGLPEGDPLPPVPEGSFASVPLDEATEALVRVVREFRPHVIVTYDEHGGYPHPDHIRCHEVSVAAYEQSGDPDAFPDAGEPWTVSKLYYTHGFIRDRMVLFSDEFARHGQESPFAEWLSKWDPSRGDLMGRVTTQVECSKYFPQRDDALRAHATQIDPNGVFFAVPLEWQQRLWPTEEFELARTRVKTALPETDLFAGIEA, translated from the coding sequence GTGACCGAATCCCACGTCGGCGACCCCAAGTCGGGTGTGTTCCGGCTGATGGCGGTGCACGCGCACCCAGACGACGAGTCGAGCAAGGGTGCCGCCACGACCGCGAAGTATGCGGCCGAGGGCAACGAAGTGCTCGTCGTCACACTCACCGGCGGTGAGCGTGGCGACATCCTGAATCCGGCGATGGACCGCCCGGGCATCAAAGAGCGGATGACCGAGGTCCGTCGCGAGGAGATGGCCAAGGCCGCCGAGGCGCTCGGCGTCCGACAGACATGGCTCGGCTTCGTCGACTCGGGCCTCCCCGAGGGCGACCCGCTCCCGCCTGTTCCGGAGGGTTCCTTCGCCTCGGTGCCGCTCGACGAGGCCACCGAGGCCTTGGTGCGCGTGGTCCGCGAGTTCCGCCCGCACGTGATCGTCACCTACGACGAGCACGGCGGATATCCGCATCCCGATCACATCCGCTGCCATGAGGTGTCGGTCGCGGCGTACGAGCAGTCCGGCGATCCGGACGCGTTCCCGGACGCCGGCGAACCGTGGACGGTGTCGAAGCTCTACTACACCCACGGGTTCATCCGGGACCGGATGGTCCTGTTCTCCGACGAGTTCGCGCGGCACGGCCAGGAGAGTCCGTTCGCCGAGTGGCTCAGCAAGTGGGACCCGAGCCGTGGCGATCTGATGGGACGTGTGACGACCCAGGTCGAGTGCTCCAAGTACTTCCCGCAGCGTGACGACGCGCTGCGCGCCCACGCCACGCAGATCGATCCGAACGGGGTGTTCTTCGCGGTGCCGCTGGAGTGGCAACAACGCCTGTGGCCGACGGAGGAGTTCGAGCTCGCCCGGACCCGGGTCAAGACCGCGTTGCCGGAGACCGATCTCTTCGCCGGGATCGAGGCGTGA